From the genome of Candidatus Methylacidiphilales bacterium, one region includes:
- the queE gene encoding 7-carboxy-7-deazaguanine synthase QueE, with protein MPTPELAKPIDSLQLRINEIFYSIQGESTYAGQPCVFVRLTGCDLRCTYCDTQYAFYEGERQTISQILATIAQYNCRLVEITGGEPLLQHNVIPLMSLLCDLGYKVLIETSGAHDISQIDPRVERIMDLKCPSSGEVERNLWSNIAHLKSHDEVKFVIGTQDDYEWAKEKLFEYHLHVRVRAVLFSPVFETMKPVTLATAILRDQLPVRFQIQLHKIIWPSATRGV; from the coding sequence ATGCCAACCCCTGAACTAGCGAAACCTATCGACTCCCTACAACTTCGCATCAACGAAATCTTCTACAGCATCCAAGGAGAAAGCACCTATGCAGGACAGCCATGCGTATTTGTCCGTCTAACCGGATGCGATCTACGCTGCACATATTGCGATACACAATACGCATTCTATGAAGGAGAACGTCAGACTATCTCCCAAATTTTAGCAACAATAGCCCAATACAATTGCCGCTTAGTTGAAATTACCGGTGGCGAACCTCTCCTACAACATAATGTCATCCCATTAATGAGCTTACTTTGTGACTTAGGCTACAAAGTTCTGATCGAAACCAGCGGCGCTCACGACATCTCACAGATTGATCCACGAGTAGAACGCATTATGGATCTAAAGTGCCCAAGTAGCGGCGAAGTGGAACGTAATCTTTGGTCTAATATTGCCCACCTAAAATCACACGACGAGGTCAAATTCGTGATTGGAACACAAGACGACTATGAATGGGCCAAAGAAAAGCTCTTTGAATATCATCTCCATGTTCGCGTTCGGGCTGTTCTCTTTTCTCCAGTCTTCGAGACAATGAAGCCCGTTACACTTGCTACCGCTATCCTCCGCGATCAGCTTCCCGTCCGCTTCCAAATCCAGCTTCACAAAATCATCTGGCCCTCAGCCACTCGTGGAGTCTAG
- a CDS encoding valine--tRNA ligase codes for MTPEDFPKAYEPQRVQDRIYQEWLEKGYWHANPRSNKPPFSIVMPPPNITGVLTLGHVLNNTLQDILCRRARMQGYEVLWLPGTDHAGLATQTAVEKNIKKTEGKTRFDFSREAFLEKVWEWQKKHGNIIIEQLKKLGCSCDWQRQRFTLDEAYTRAVQRVFITLYERGYIYRGLRMVNWCPASLTAISDEEVIPKAQKSTLYYIDYILEDDRDKLTVATTRPETIMADVAVAVHPHDERYKKYIGRNVRRPLAPALIPIIPDPAIDPKFGTGVLKVTPAHDKLDFEIGQRHNLPIIDILTPDGKVSCPQEPELDGLDRFIARKRAAEILQSRSLLSKEEPYENNVGFSERADVPIEPRLSWQWFLDYKKMANNKMIELALQVVRQRLIEFVPSHWEKVYAHWLENIQDWCISRQVWWGHRIPVWYAPEAPDPSHHEVPKHLIRCQIESPGEGWKQDPNTLDTWFSSWLWAFETMDEETRQKFYPTSVLVTGPDIIFLWVARMIIAGLEFKPGKV; via the coding sequence ATGACCCCTGAGGATTTTCCTAAAGCCTACGAACCCCAGCGCGTGCAAGATCGCATCTATCAGGAATGGCTCGAAAAGGGCTACTGGCATGCCAACCCACGAAGCAATAAGCCCCCATTCTCCATCGTCATGCCTCCACCCAATATCACAGGAGTCCTCACCTTGGGACACGTTTTGAACAATACGTTGCAAGATATCCTCTGCCGCAGAGCTAGAATGCAAGGCTACGAAGTGCTCTGGCTCCCTGGCACGGATCACGCCGGCCTCGCCACACAGACGGCCGTTGAAAAAAACATTAAAAAAACTGAAGGCAAGACGCGTTTCGATTTCTCACGTGAAGCCTTTTTAGAAAAGGTTTGGGAATGGCAAAAAAAACACGGCAACATCATCATCGAGCAACTTAAAAAACTCGGATGCTCCTGTGATTGGCAACGCCAGCGTTTCACCCTCGATGAGGCATACACTCGAGCTGTGCAACGTGTATTCATTACACTCTATGAGCGCGGCTACATCTACCGCGGCTTGCGGATGGTGAACTGGTGCCCAGCCTCACTTACCGCTATTTCAGACGAAGAAGTGATCCCCAAGGCTCAAAAATCAACCCTATATTATATTGATTATATATTGGAAGACGATCGAGATAAACTCACAGTCGCCACTACCCGCCCAGAAACAATCATGGCCGACGTCGCAGTAGCAGTTCATCCCCACGACGAGAGGTATAAAAAATATATCGGCCGAAACGTTCGCCGTCCCCTTGCTCCAGCTCTTATTCCAATTATTCCAGACCCTGCTATCGACCCAAAATTCGGAACAGGTGTTCTCAAAGTCACACCTGCCCATGACAAGCTAGACTTTGAAATTGGACAACGTCACAACCTTCCAATCATAGATATCCTCACACCAGACGGAAAAGTATCCTGTCCACAAGAGCCCGAATTAGACGGCCTCGACCGCTTTATTGCAAGAAAACGCGCCGCTGAAATTTTACAATCTCGATCACTCCTATCAAAAGAAGAGCCCTACGAAAATAATGTTGGTTTTTCGGAGCGTGCCGATGTGCCCATAGAACCTCGCCTATCCTGGCAGTGGTTTCTGGATTACAAGAAAATGGCCAATAACAAAATGATTGAGCTAGCCTTGCAAGTCGTCAGACAGCGATTAATCGAGTTTGTACCATCCCATTGGGAAAAGGTCTACGCGCATTGGCTCGAGAATATTCAAGATTGGTGCATCTCCAGGCAGGTCTGGTGGGGGCATCGTATCCCAGTTTGGTATGCTCCAGAGGCTCCAGATCCTTCTCATCATGAGGTGCCCAAGCACCTGATTCGTTGCCAGATCGAATCGCCTGGAGAAGGCTGGAAACAAGACCCTAACACACTAGACACTTGGTTTTCTTCTTGGCTCTGGGCTTTTGAAACAATGGATGAGGAGACCCGTCAAAAGTTTTATCCAACCAGCGTTTTAGTCACTGGGCCGGATA